Within the Phaseolus vulgaris cultivar G19833 chromosome 9, P. vulgaris v2.0, whole genome shotgun sequence genome, the region AAGGTTGACCAATAAAACTTGTGTGATAAACTAATCAGAGAAAGTGATCGCAAAAGAGtgattttttcttgaaattctaATAACTAatcaaattagttttaaaattaagaaaactaataaaataatcCTTAAAACTATAATCAACacccaaattattttttaaacaggATTAATATGATTGGTATCAACTGTGATTTAGGATTTAGTGTATGAAATAAATGTTCACGGTTGTTGGTATCGAATCATCCTAGTAGTTTACTCACAGAAAAAATTCAACaatcttttttagttttatactaTTTCTATGTGATGCCACATACATACTGTCTAACAAGAATGAAAAAGAATTGTGGTTTAAGATTTCAATGTCTAACAtatgagttaaaaaaaaattgtggttTAAGATTTCAATGTCTAACAtatgagttaaaaaaaaattgtggttTAAGATTTCAATGTCTAACAtatgagttaaaaaaaaattgtggttTAAGATTTCAATGTCTAACAtatgagttaaaaaaaattgtggttTAAGATTTCAATCTTGATAGCTTTGAATATAGAATAAATATGTGGGAGTAAGACTCttcaaagaaaattaaattgaacCATTTTTGGTATTGACgaaactaaattatataaaaaattgattttttttaaacaagcttgttattttaatttatttgtatagagactatattttataaatattaaaattagttattttaaattttatatgaatgaagaattttttttttataaaaatcaaaatcaaaactaGCTAATTTTACTCAGACCAAAAACATATTGAAGTACTtcgtttttaaataattaacttataaataaaatagtgaAATATGTATAAATAATAGATGAATGTATCACTTATATGATtatctttttatataaatataaacgtaaattaaaattgtaaaagtgTAGTTAATAAAtgcaatattttaatatatggaGTAAACAAGTAAGAAAATATAAAGTGTTTTTTTATGgggatggagaagaaagaggtCAATGATTCACCTCTCATCTTCagcatttttatcattttttaaaggGTTAATTGAATTTTAAGGGCAAAATGGGTGAatacttttaagaaaaaaatattatataattaagtttTTCTAAAACAATATAACTCGAGCAAAAATtcacaaaattttaaaagttaagaaacaaaagtgTAATACGTTCCTTTTAAACTTCAAGGATCCATTCGATCCGCATTaaaattttagagattaaactAATTGATAGTTTGTAATTTTAATACTagcaatttttatttatttcatgatCAATTCAAtagtttattataattttaaaaaataattaattagtagtatacaattctattttttcattttatttaaaaagcagtttatttgttttttaaattttagagattaaattgacaatttatttaataaaagcaAATTACTAAAACTCCCTGATTTGTTGAAAAAACATTGAGAATGTATTTTCCTTATACAATCTATTAacaatcttttatatatatatatatatatatatatatatatatatatatatattatgagtaaagtaaactaataatattttaacaagtaattattatataattaatattagtttttagAAGTGTAAacggagagagagaaagagagatatACGAACGAAGAGTGAGGCTGGCGAGTGAGCCGGAATCTGTTGACGATGGGAAGTGCTTCCATCTCCATAGCTGTtattcattaaaattaaaaccatcAAACAAAAACACAACAAAACATAACATACAGTGGCGGCGCGTAAGTTACCAACGACGATGACGATGTTTGATATGGGTCGGATCTGAGTTTCGGGTTTTCCGGCCATGCCTTCTTCCTCTGATTGTTTGGCTGCAGATTCTTATTCCTTTTATCACTTTTCTTTGGCTATTACACTTTCATTCCAACAATAAATTCTTCCTTTTAATATGGCTCTGAAAATGATAGATATGGACTCATTGAtgcttatataaataatttttaatggtattctaaattaaaatattttaagttgagtattaattaaaattgagtgttaaattattttttttactttaatttaattgctttgttattttattttttcaaagaaaatgTGATTCTTTTATCCTATTAACTACATGATTAAACTATAGAATActtaaacaaacaaataaaaatttaaacattaaaaagtgTTGCCTAGAAACTATTCTTCTTTCAGcaaaatatgtttatttctCGAATTTTCTGAGCTTCTCAGTCTCTACTCTCGGGTTGGGCCTTCGATTCACTCCTTCATGTTGGACTTATTTGTCTAACAAGCTCACTTGGTTGGGTTGGATCAATTGGATCTCTCGGTTTCTCTTTTCGTTCTCCTATTATGGTTGGGTGTGTATACTTGTAAGGCGCTCCAATGTCAAAGTCAGAATTagttttatataattatcaGATAAATTCACTCTGCATACCTCTTAGATTGATAACCTATTTATAGTGTTCTCTTATTGGGCCCAAAACTTATTTGCGCTTTTCTTTTTTtacctaatattttttaaacacacACATGTTAATTTGTGTCATGTTATTATGGACTTTGCTACAGTAaccaattataattttatttatttatattttttacacttTAACCTTTCGGCTTGATCTTTTGGCCTAACCTTTCGGCTTGATCTTTCGGACTAGTAGTACACTAGCCCCCAGGCATGAGGATTTTTGTAAAAAGACATTATGCCTATTACGAAAAGAAAGAAGGCATTTAAAGCTTAtcagtaaaaatattttttcaaatcattTCAATTTTGTATTAAATGTCTCGTTTCATGTGCTTTTTCTTGAACGCACCGATTGACTTGATGGGTTAGGAACATCTGATCGTTGGATGCAATATAATTTAACGGTTACGATGTCGTGACCTTTCGTATGAAAGGTTTTACTAATGTTATAAATACCTAACTTCATTTTTTCACACTCACACTTTCTTGTTTTCTCAATTCAGAAAGATTTACTAAATTCCATCAAAGGTATAATGTCTCTCTCCAACTCTGTTTTCGTTTCTGACGAATTTACGGCTTTTTCGAGCGCGGGTAATGAATCTATTGGGAGAGTGATGGAGGTTAATCAGAACGTGGATTCAGTATCGTCATCTGCTACGCTTTCATGTATGAAAGACTCAAATGAAGCAGCCATAGATGTTGAAATTGAAGGAACCGAAAGAGCTATAGAAAGGATAAGTCTTCGTCTCGGTTATAATTGGGTTAATCCTAAAGTCCGAGAATTTTTCTCTCGGTATCGTTCTTCTTCCGCTCTTAGCGATTTTCTTTCCAAGATTTACATTTATTCTCCAAATGCGGttgaagaaataattttttttcggCATGTCGGGCCGTCGACAATGTTTATCATGGCCGTGAAAATGATAGTTgtgaatttttctatttttatgaaTGTTTTTCTACTGACCTTCATGTTAGGTTTCCTTTAAATGAGTTTCAAATGGGTGTACTTAAATATTTAAACGTTGCCCCTACCCAACTTCATCCTAATGGTTGGGCTTCTATGCAAGCTTTTAGCATcttatgtaaatttttttcattatctcCTAGTCCAAAAGCTTTCATGTATTATTATAGTTCTCGACCTGGTAAGCGACGAGGTTAGTTGTCTTTGATTAGTAAAtcaaaaatttgttttcttaaacAATTTACTTCCTCATACAAGAATTTCAAATGAGgttttttcaaaatcctaatCGAGGACAGTGGAAGAAGATATTGCTTTGATGGTGATGTTCCAAATTTTCCTTTCTACTGGACTAGTCAGcccttaaaatttaattcatgGTCATACCATTCAATGGATGCTGAAGATCGTCATGTTCTTGAAGTACTCGGTCACTTATCCCACAAGATTCCTACTCGTGCTCTATTACGGTTATACACTTTGAAAAGGTCCAGAAAAGATTTCTTTGGtatgtattttttcaaaaactttcttTATAACAAGAGATTTTTAACTTTGCTAAATGTTTTATTGACTTTCAGGTTTGATGGCGGCAACTAATCCGAAAGCACGGTCTTACTTTTCAAAGATTGTGAACAAAGCGGGGGGTTTAACTCCTCAGCTTGAAGGAGGTTAATCATGAGGTAGAAGTAGAAGTTGTCGAACCAATTTCTTGGGTCGAGGCTGTCATTGAACCCGACAATAACGAAAATGTTGTTGGGCCTTCAAAGAAGAACAGGAAGAGAGATCGAAGTACTAGAAGATCACATTCATCCTCTAAGTGTCATCGTCATGCTATTGGAAGTTCTTCTCAACCACTTCCAGACTCTATTTTTGCTGCCATAACTCAATTTTTAGAGTTTATTCAGACTAACCTTGATGGAACTTCGTACAATATGCTTAAAACATCTGATATTCCATCCTTGGTTGATTCGATTGTTGAACTTACGAGTTGTGCTTTATTAATCGGcaagatgataaaaaaaagagcATAAGTGATATTTCTTCtactaaatttgaaaaattgaagACTGAACTTGCTGAATCAAATGGGAAGCTTAATTCTTTGACTACTCAAGTTAAAGAGTTAAGTTGTAAATTGTAATTATATACCTTCTTAATTATGGTAATTTATCATGCTCAATTGGTAAGTTTTCTATTCAACATGTTTTAACAAAGATAAACAATTCAATCATAAAAGTACTATTATAGTAATTTAACATCACTTCCTTGTGTTAGAATAGTTTCTTGTACTTTACATTTTACATTGGTGCAAAAGTATCATCAcgttgatattttaatttatgtaatttAGATTATGAATTAGTAAAACTCatatagtatttaattttcttaaactcTAAATTCTTATAcgttatatataatattatagatACCGTATCTCATCTAACTAAGATAATGCAAAAGTAATATCAATTTCATTTACATGCATACCATttgtgaaatatatttttttgaaggATGGATTAGAAAGTGTGACAGAACATACATTTCTTgagaataaattattaatttgacaATGAATTCGCATGTATTGGACATGGTAAGGGAGCTCTTCAAATTTCCAACCCCATAGAATTACAATTTTCAATGTGATATAAATGTATGTTAAGAAAACACAAagcattcttaaaaaaaatgaggTATGTTCAAAGCCAAAGGAGTAGTAGGGGAAGAAACAAAAGGATAAATAAGAGAGTAAAACTAGAATAAGTAGGTGTTAAAGTGGAGCTACGATTTGGCAACATAGGAAACGTGTCAGGTAAAGGCATTTCGCAGTTGTCGCCATTGAAATATATTCTTCTAGGAAATGCCCATCCATTACTTACTGTGAAAGAATTTGGATCTTTGTCCAATAGTATTTCTGTTGTCACAACACCCATTTGAGACTTGTCAGAATGCAATAGCTCATTGTTGTAATAATCTATTCCCCAAAACAGGGAAACTCCATCTGCCAcacatttttttctaaattagtactGCACTTTACAGCTTTTTAATCACATCCAATATATTATATAGTCTATACTTTGTCATCGTAGGTTATTTATATCCTAAATAGATTCTTACAAGTAACTGAAATTTAAGATTTCTTTCACAACAATGGTTAAATCTAAAGTTCAAGTCCTGTAAAATTTAAGACTACTTTTGAGTTTTGATTACTATTACTATGGTTGAATGAAATGTACAATAAAAAAGACAGTACCTTGGATTCCGAGGGTGGGAAGTTTACTGCTGTTGAAACTGTAGGTTGATGCTTTTTGAGTGAAACCAGGATGTTGGACCAGCAAGTTCCAGTTTGAGTAGTTTTTGTTGTAATTGTAGTTAGAAATGGTAAGCTTCACTCTCCATTGGTTCATATAGTTGTTCTTGAAATGCCAATGGACTCGAACTGGGCACATGTGGTCGGTGCATTCAACAACTTCAATCGTGTTCTCCTCATTGGACCGTGACAAGGAACCAGGCCTGGTTAGATAAGCACACTAATGAATAGGGAGAGGGAATGAAGGTAACGGCATGCACACAACTGTGAGCAATTGAAATACACCTTATGCAAGACGCAGTACTTTTATCTGTTTCTCTGCATCCACAACTGCAATTTCGGCAAGATGTGACGATGGGGTTGTAAAATGATGAGAGGGAAACACAGCATACCGGTAATGTGTTTGCTAAGAAACTGGAGTATGCACATGTTGACTTCCAAGTTCCTGAAGCACAAAATTTAAATGTGTGCCAAGTACACTAATCATTTACTGTCATCTAAATTCAAATCAGAGATTGTCACACTAGATTGTTGAGTTTTGTGATAATTATTGTTAAGTCACACTTAAGAGTACTTTATAATTACTGTGCATGTGCTGCTGGGAAATTAAACTAAGTCTAATCATTGCATAATATGATTATGATTGTGTATGTCATCCTTTCTTTGAGTGCgacaacaaaacaaaagaaaaaccattTGTTGCACGAGAATATTATGGCATAAGAAAAGTAACTTACTGAGAACAGGAACTTGTCTTAGTCCCCCAAAATCTGAGGACACTGAGGGATCAGTGTCAAGAAGGGGGCTACAAGTGTAACCAGGACCTGGGGCCATCAATGTAAGATTGTTAGGTGGTTGTCCTAGTGGGTCATCTCCCACGTTGCGTACTTCAAGTTCAAATGAAGAGAATGCATTGAAAGGATCAATAGACCAGGCAGAGAGGAGGCCACCACGGCAACAATGCTCTGACCTGTTTTTTGAGATTTCTGGAGAGAGATCAACTATGATGGGGTCATTATTGCAGGAATGTGGCATCTGAGAGCCGCTGTAAGATGAGCAATTTCCTCTGTCAGTTGCTATGGCACCACTCATTGACCATATCACTTCATTGTTAGCCCATCTCCATCCTAGCTTCCACCCTGGTTTCTCCACATGCCGATACTGATGGTTGTTCTGAAGTGTCACCCTTGCCTGCACAAAACATTCCAAGCTCGATTCTAGTTTTGATTTCAGCAACAAAACAAGATTCTAGTTGTACGCTTCATTACTTTATATTGTATGCAACAAAACGGTAGAACTTAATCAACTAGTTAGTGTCGGAAGAATAAACTTCAAATGATTCTATTCAGTGCAATTTGCAAACCACCAAATATACAGTCTATAGTATAAAGTGGATCAGTGGCCAAGTTGATTGGGAGTTTTCATTTTCATTGTATAATATTTCTCATGGTCCATGGGAATTTTCGCTGCCCTTTGTTGAGCATACCTGTGAAGTTCCAAGTATGTGGTTCAAAAATCAATTGGCAGTTTAAGTGTGTAAATGTACTTACCAGATATCCATTATCTGTACGTTGGTAAATGTCAAAAGTTACGGAAATATTCCCAGTTGGATCCAAGGGGTCAAAGCAATCTGCATAGAATATTGAGAGCTAAGTGagaaaaaggagaagaaaggaacaataaagagaagaagaaaaggctGTTAGAAAGGCACGAGCATAGCATCATGTAGTGAAAACAGAAGAGAAGCAGAAGATAAAGAGAAGTGCATTGCCTGATAAAATGAAGAGTGCAAAAAAGATTATCAACTTCGGCTTAGGAAGAAGGAGCCCCATTTTGTTAGCGTTGAGAATGGGTAGGTTTGGGGGCCTTTATTTAATAAGTTGTTTATATCAATCTAGAGAAACCCGTTATGTGTTGCTTCCTATTATATAGTACTGATATCAAACAAGATGTCATTGGAAATATCAGCTACTTCTTTCGACTATAGGAACCCTTCATGTATTCCACTAAAATGCATATATGCTAAGCTACAGAATAATATGTTTTGGGCAAACTACAAATAAATCCAACAAAACTTGCTAACTTGGTGAAACCTTTCATCTCTCATGAAACAGCTTTATGTATTGTTTGTTCCTTCCTAGGATATGCTACCTGTCCTCCTTAGTAACCACATCATGGGAGAAAGTCAACTAAACCTGCTCCCTCAAACCAATACTTACACTAACATACTAAAGGGAATTAAACACTTTTCATTTCAAATGAacttttttaacagagacagaAACACACACTAGGGAAATTATATTTCGATCATgcgatagatagatagagaatttgttgtttttttacacttgcaatttttatttatttctatcaTTTGGATTTATACAAGAGATTAACTGAGTGATTGAGGTTGAAGTTCCCTCGTTGTGAGGCATGGCTTCTTGTCTCTGTCCATTAGCCGCGGAATGTTTGAAAGgacatttttaatatatgaaaGGATTGTGATTCGTCTATTTATCTTAATTGATAACCATATCCGCTTAAATAGTGTGACGGAACCATAGATTTTTACGCACTACACTATCCATTATCCAATTATGCCTCAACAGCTGTGTAATGCTACATCGTTACCCAGCTGGCCTTCAATAATTCCataattaatttcaataattcACTACCACTTACTTTCATCAACTACATGCTTCAACCATCTCATTTTTCAATCTTGCTTTGCGAATAATTAcctcaattttttaaaattacagcCTAGCTAGACTCTATCatttttcacacctcattttttgtCACTGTTTTATtggttttttaaataaagtatgAAGTTCGGATTTCGTTCGTGCTATCTAACATTTCTCTTCAAATATTGTTTGACATGTTTACCATTTCTTTGGATATATGCCTTTTCACAAGTCAGACTCTATTTTTATTGGCTAAGGTATCAAGTGATAAACCAAgtcaaacatatatatatatatatgacagaACTCCTTGCATCCTTTCGTACCTATCCATGACCagcttttcataaaaaaaattattaaatacatGTTTTGTGAATGCATACTTAAGGCATCTTCTTGCCGGCACATCCCAAAATTTCTACAACCTTTTTGCCTGAGACTGTTATATGAAAAAACAACAGAAGTCCAATAAAAGATGGTGCATGCGAAACAGAATccgtattatttttatttacaactATTCCTTAGTTCTTATTCATTCTATAATCGTCCAACTGCTGGTATATTGTATTTTCAAAGACAGTGATTTGAAAATTGTATgtcttatattattatattaagtcTCTTTTTATGTTGCCATCAATGGCCTACAAAACATATATCTACATTACAACTGAAGTGATAAACACGCCCGGCAAAGGATAATAGGATAATTCAgagtttaatttctttttttccaCTGAATTCTATAATTTTCAGATCCATAATTAATTCCACAGCATACAAAGTGACTCTAAAAAAGAGACTATGCCACTAATAATTTGCATCAATAAGAAAAATGATTGAACTTGGTTTTTTGACCGGTGATAAACTTGAGACAACTATGCTGTTTCACTAGGAGATGGCTGCAAGAGTGTAGAAGATGAGCCTAAAGGCTCATGTACGACTGAATTTGAAGAAACAGATATGGGATTGCCCTCTAACTGCAACATGATACCCCCCaatatttcagttaaaattttCTTGAATTCTTCTTCTCTGACCGTGTTTGTGTCATCGACATTCACCATCTTAAAGGCTTCAACAATAACTTTATCCATCTGTCAAATCAAACACGCGGGTTTTTAATCTCTGGCTCAAGAAAATGCAATGCACATCTTTAAGATATTGTATGTCATGATATGCTGGCATGAcccaaaaggaaaaataaaaactagttGTAGCATTGATTCATGCCAACTAAAACTTTTGAGCTTCCATtttgtataataaaataaattgcaGAAGCATCAATTTATAAACAATAGTGTTCAATAAGAACATTTCAATAGAAGATGTGTCAATCTCTTTTATAAACACTAGCATTGTAATGACTCGTGCCAACATTTCAATAGAAAATGTCATAATCTCTCCTATGTTTCTTTAACAAAAAACACTATCTAGCAGCATACAGAATTTAATAGAGTAAAAGCAATTGACAAATACATGAACCCAAAGTAAGTAGGAAAGAGGATGACTTTGTCTGCATGCATTTGGCAATATACCTCTTCAATTGCACCAACTGGAGGTAAACCAGCAGATGGAGACACCAGATCTAGTGCCAGCCGCAGATAGTCCTTTGATATTTTTCCATTGCGATCTTTTGGCAGATTCTCTAAAGCCAAGTTCAATGTCTGCATGATGCAACAGATTAATGAATTTCATGTATGGATGAGTAAATTCAAAGCAAGAAAGATATTGCAATGAATCACAGAAATTAAACCCTGTCTAGTTCAAACTTGTTGGATAAAAGTCTCTTAACGCCACGTCCATCAAATGTGTTTTCACTGTGGGCAACAATGACAGGTTTCTCTTTAAGAAAATCAACCACACTTAATGCCACTTTCTTAAATTCTTCCAAAAATGTCTCCTGAGCAGCAGGTTTGTCCAAAGCAGGCCCAGCTTGAGACAGTGCTGGATCCACAATGTTGTTGAAAACCTTGATGAAAAATTGTAAGTCAGGAGggcaaggaaaagaaagaacatTGAGATATATCTCTAAATAATCAAGTTTTGATACACAAAGTTCTAGTTTAAAAAACAAGCACTTAATTGTGCACAAGAAACACCATTCAAGGACAGAGTAGTTGCAGCATTTACCCAAGAATCTGATGTGGGAGGAACTCCTTGATCAACAGTGAGTCTCCCAAAAGCTTCAATTACATGGTCACGAAGTGATCCATTAGGGGACTCAATCTGAGATAAAATGGATGCCATTTCTGCTTCATAACTTGGACCATTAACAAACTCAAGGAGATCTTCCCCTTCCATGCGGAGTATAACAATAGGGTCTTGCTTTAGTCCAGCAGCCATGCCCAAAAGAATGTCTGAGAGAACCTCTTTGAACTCCATCTTGCTTACTTTTTCTTGCTTACCATGGGTGAACTCATTCAAGACCTATACACAGTCAATAGAATTTTCCACTATTGTAGTCTTGATCCATTATTTGTACAAATTAAAGAATGGAAATTTGGGTAGCACGTGTAGATATTGTGAAAGGAGCTTGAGGACTTATATTGAAAATAAAGTGACAAATCAAACTCTTCTTCAGAGAAACATGATAAATGCAGATACACATCTTGATTTACCTATGTAGCATCAAAGTGGATCAATTTCTGGGTAAATTTTGTTGGCCAGTATAGTGCTTCTTTTTATTTCTTGGAGGCAGAATCTGGTAACGTATCTGGTGGAAGAAACAATGTTAAGCTGGCAATTTAGCAGCTAATATATGTTAAACCCTGACTTGATCCTAGACCCTCCTATTGAAGAACTGgaaaattgttattttatacTAGACTTTGGAGAGTCAAAAAGTTAATCTGTTATTATAGTTTTGATTTGGAGTAGCAAAAAGTTAATGTCATTATAGTAAATGATGAACTCCTGTGAACCAAAATGCTAGTGCTAGCTCCAATGCTCCACATGTGCACAAGAAAAGGTGTTCCTTCCTTTTATAGCATGCTTTGGAAAAAAGCAATTTTCTTACCTAATTACTCCGCTAAATATGGGCAATAAAAAGTTAGAGTACAATGTGATCAACCAACAGTATAAAATAACAATTTCCAGTTCTTCAATAGGAGGGTCTAGGATCAAGTCTGGTTTAACATATAGTTTAGCATATATTAGCGGCTAAATTGCCAGCTTGATATTGTTTCTTCCACCAGATTCATCACCAGATTCTGCTTCCAGGGagaaaattaaaagcaaaatatAGCAAGGCAAGCAATTGCAATAGATAAGGCAGATTTCCACTGGACCTACCAAGTAAACATGGTTCATGGATTATAATACTCCAGGGGCCAGCTAGAAGTCAATTTTGAGAACTTATTCTAGAAAGCAAGCACcactaattataaaaaaatatgtcacTGTAGACTTTTTTTATCCCTAGTTCAGACACAGACTGTTTCTTCATCAACATCGGAAGCACTAACAGGTATATTTGTGAAGAGGAGCCACGGCTACAGAAAGAACAAAAATTAACAAAGGCAAAACCACAAGACACGGGAACTCAAACAAATTAGATGACGGTGatgattattttattatgggtgataaattaactattttttcttaGTCATCATGATAGTATTGTCATG harbors:
- the LOC137821517 gene encoding COBRA-like protein 2 yields the protein MSGAIATDRGNCSSYSGSQMPHSCNNDPIIVDLSPEISKNRSEHCCRGGLLSAWSIDPFNAFSSFELEVRNVGDDPLGQPPNNLTLMAPGPGYTCSPLLDTDPSVSSDFGGLRQVPVLRTWKSTCAYSSFLANTLPVCCVSLSSFYNPIVTSCRNCSCGCRETDKSTASCIRPGSLSRSNEENTIEVVECTDHMCPVRVHWHFKNNYMNQWRVKLTISNYNYNKNYSNWNLLVQHPGFTQKASTYSFNSSKLPTLGIQDGVSLFWGIDYYNNELLHSDKSQMGVVTTEILLDKDPNSFTVSNGWAFPRRIYFNGDNCEMPLPDTFPMLPNRSSTLTPTYSSFTLLFILLFLPLLLLWL
- the LOC137820491 gene encoding uncharacterized protein, translating into MESKSGSSKRKNGAKGEIVDGSKIMELVGNEQVFSDFVDNKFDELDKDRDGKLSMKELEPAVADIGAGLGLPAQGTSPDSDHIYFEVLNEFTHGKQEKVSKMEFKEVLSDILLGMAAGLKQDPIVILRMEGEDLLEFVNGPSYEAEMASILSQIESPNGSLRDHVIEAFGRLTVDQGVPPTSDSWVFNNIVDPALSQAGPALDKPAAQETFLEEFKKVALSVVDFLKEKPVIVAHSENTFDGRGVKRLLSNKFELDRTLNLALENLPKDRNGKISKDYLRLALDLVSPSAGLPPVGAIEEMDKVIVEAFKMVNVDDTNTVREEEFKKILTEILGGIMLQLEGNPISVSSNSVVHEPLGSSSTLLQPSPSETA